In the genome of Streptomyces pactum, one region contains:
- a CDS encoding GntR family transcriptional regulator — MSSRHHDIADDLRHQITTGRIKPGERLPSEAGLADRYKVSTVTLRSALAVLQGEGLAEKIHGKGNFVRRPPRKIVYVGGWGMLDPWTAAEAALRVTVRSSTVQADERLTTLLKVPTGSPLAEFVCVSHEGESPHGLARIYIPRDLAPAGMLDHEPSCCETVARFAVLSVPPAAVRETVCARPPTPDEVSTLRTHSTAPVLAITRVATDPTGRVVEAALLVFPGDRIDAVFTPHHVTDERQTQA; from the coding sequence GTGTCCTCGCGCCATCACGACATCGCTGACGACCTCCGGCACCAGATCACGACCGGCCGCATCAAGCCCGGCGAACGCCTGCCGTCCGAGGCCGGCCTGGCCGATCGGTACAAGGTCAGCACGGTGACCCTGCGGAGCGCCCTCGCGGTCCTCCAGGGCGAAGGTCTCGCCGAAAAGATCCACGGCAAAGGTAACTTCGTCCGCCGCCCGCCCCGCAAGATCGTGTACGTCGGCGGATGGGGGATGCTGGACCCGTGGACGGCCGCTGAAGCGGCCCTACGCGTCACCGTGCGCAGCAGCACGGTTCAGGCGGACGAGCGGCTGACGACGTTGCTGAAGGTGCCGACGGGCAGCCCCCTCGCAGAGTTCGTCTGCGTCAGCCATGAGGGGGAGTCACCGCATGGACTGGCACGCATCTACATCCCGCGGGACCTGGCACCGGCCGGGATGCTCGACCACGAACCGTCGTGCTGTGAGACGGTCGCGAGATTCGCCGTCCTCAGCGTTCCGCCGGCTGCTGTCCGGGAGACGGTCTGTGCCCGCCCACCTACACCGGACGAAGTATCAACCCTCCGGACCCACTCCACCGCGCCCGTCCTCGCGATCACACGCGTTGCGACCGACCCCACCGGGCGAGTCGTCGAGGCCGCGCTCCTGGTGTTCCCGGGGGACCGCATCGACGCCGTCTTCACCCCCCACCACGTGACCGACGAGAGGCAGACGCAAGCATGA